A genomic window from Trueperella bialowiezensis includes:
- a CDS encoding RecB family exonuclease, with protein MTRHAALSPSRTADFKNCPLKFRFRVIDRLPEPPSLAALRGTIVHSVLEHLYDSPATERTPERAQELLEPAWHTHVEKDPSVLELFESERDQAEWLGSARPLIANYFHLENPQFLEPDARESFVNAVLPSGLAIRGIIDRIDRAPNGQLRLVDYKTGKSPAPRFQSEALFQMRFYATALYHSDAVLPARTQLIYLKDGRVLTYDPHPDDVAALAMEVDSIWSAIRGRIDSGVFEPSKGPLCNWCHFQDVCPAYGNTPPEMSESGVKQLLTAEVGKAS; from the coding sequence ATGACACGACACGCTGCTCTTTCGCCCTCGCGCACCGCAGATTTTAAGAACTGCCCGCTCAAGTTCCGCTTTCGCGTGATCGACAGGCTTCCAGAACCGCCGTCGCTTGCCGCGCTACGCGGAACGATCGTGCACTCCGTGTTGGAGCACCTGTACGATTCACCGGCAACCGAGCGCACACCCGAACGTGCTCAGGAGCTGCTGGAACCAGCCTGGCACACACATGTGGAAAAAGATCCCAGCGTGCTCGAGCTTTTTGAGTCGGAGCGCGATCAAGCCGAGTGGCTCGGCTCTGCTCGGCCACTTATCGCCAACTATTTTCACTTGGAAAACCCGCAGTTCTTAGAGCCCGATGCGCGGGAAAGCTTCGTCAACGCCGTGCTACCGTCCGGGCTTGCGATCCGCGGGATTATTGACCGCATTGACCGTGCACCAAACGGGCAGCTCCGGCTCGTTGATTACAAGACGGGCAAGTCTCCCGCGCCACGTTTCCAATCCGAAGCGCTATTCCAAATGCGGTTCTATGCAACGGCGCTCTATCATTCCGACGCCGTGTTGCCCGCTCGCACGCAGCTCATCTACCTCAAAGACGGGCGCGTGCTAACCTACGATCCACATCCAGACGACGTCGCTGCACTAGCAATGGAAGTCGATTCGATCTGGTCAGCGATTCGGGGGCGCATTGATTCAGGTGTTTTCGAACCGTCGAAGGGCCCTCTGTGTAACTGGTGCCATTTCCAAGACGTGTGCCCGGCCTACGGGAACACTCCTCCTGAGATGAGCGAGTCTGGAGTTAAGCAGCTTCTGACAGCCGAAGTAGGTAAAGCCAGCTAG
- a CDS encoding HAD family hydrolase: MHFLESTSRQLPDAVLVDMDGTLTDTEKLWFQAEIDVMADFGREWKSGDETELIGMNLHDSSHYLVRKLDLDVEPAEFGRILTDRVAQLAAEHGAPWRPGARELLELLSALGIPSVLVTASMRNLAQFTLDQAPAGSLEYCVSGEDVSAGKPDPEPYLRAASLVGADPSRCIAFEDSIPGLTSAISSGAVTYGVPLNIDISHVRGATIIDSLEVVNEEFLHTALARR; encoded by the coding sequence ATGCACTTTTTGGAATCAACCTCTAGGCAGCTACCGGACGCCGTGCTAGTAGATATGGACGGCACGCTCACAGACACGGAAAAGCTGTGGTTTCAAGCCGAAATTGACGTCATGGCCGACTTTGGCCGGGAGTGGAAATCAGGCGACGAGACCGAACTGATCGGGATGAATCTGCATGACTCGTCACACTATTTAGTACGCAAACTAGATCTCGACGTCGAACCGGCCGAGTTCGGGCGAATCCTCACGGACAGGGTTGCCCAGCTGGCCGCCGAACACGGGGCGCCATGGCGGCCAGGAGCCCGCGAACTGCTCGAGCTCTTAAGTGCGCTCGGCATTCCGAGTGTGTTGGTCACAGCCTCGATGCGTAACCTCGCCCAGTTCACGCTCGATCAAGCGCCGGCTGGATCCTTGGAATATTGCGTGAGCGGCGAAGACGTGAGTGCGGGAAAGCCCGATCCGGAACCGTACCTGCGCGCTGCGTCGCTAGTCGGGGCAGACCCGTCGCGTTGTATTGCTTTCGAGGATTCGATCCCGGGGCTGACATCGGCGATCAGTTCGGGCGCAGTCACCTACGGAGTGCCGCTCAACATCGACATTAGCCACGTGCGTGGTGCGACCATCATCGACTCACTCGAGGTCGTCAACGAAGAGTTCTTACACACGGCTCTAGCGCGCAGGTAG
- a CDS encoding tRNA (adenine-N1)-methyltransferase: MTTYPHPLGSDRRRGPFRAGERVQLTDRKGRRYTTMLTRDGYFQSQRGNFRHHVLIGAEEGTVFETESGHEMQAMRPLVADYVFSMPRGATPIYPKDAAQIIQQADIFPGARVFEAGVGSGGLTLSLLAAIGPDGHLTSCERRSEFAEIAQANVESWYGPQQPPWDLIVGEAATVLGDLDEASLDHVILDMLAPWEIIADAARALRSGGVVVGYVTTTTQLSRFVELLRESECFSEPDAFETVMRTWHLDGLAVRPNHSMVGHTGFLVIARRIARGSTPLERKKRPAPAAHSEAPDWDTWSGEDLPQREMSEKKLRKVRRDVAHRADVELSGSSVPGDNSSRMNRKLAEEARKRRDEQ; this comes from the coding sequence ATGACTACTTATCCACACCCATTGGGTTCTGATCGCCGCAGAGGTCCATTCCGCGCAGGTGAACGAGTTCAACTGACCGATAGAAAAGGACGCCGCTACACCACAATGCTGACCCGCGACGGGTATTTTCAGTCGCAGCGTGGCAACTTCCGGCATCACGTTCTGATTGGTGCAGAGGAAGGAACTGTTTTCGAAACCGAGTCGGGACACGAGATGCAAGCGATGCGTCCACTCGTGGCTGACTACGTGTTTTCGATGCCCAGAGGAGCCACGCCCATCTACCCGAAAGACGCGGCGCAGATCATTCAGCAAGCCGATATTTTCCCAGGTGCGCGCGTGTTCGAAGCCGGAGTGGGATCGGGTGGGCTCACCCTGTCGCTACTGGCTGCGATCGGTCCAGACGGCCATCTCACCTCGTGCGAGCGGCGTAGCGAGTTCGCCGAGATCGCCCAGGCCAACGTGGAATCGTGGTACGGCCCTCAACAACCGCCGTGGGATCTCATCGTCGGTGAAGCAGCAACCGTGCTCGGCGATCTAGACGAAGCGAGCCTCGATCACGTCATTCTCGACATGCTGGCGCCCTGGGAAATCATTGCCGATGCGGCACGGGCGCTACGCTCCGGCGGCGTCGTCGTCGGATATGTGACGACGACGACCCAGCTGTCACGGTTCGTCGAGCTGCTCCGTGAGTCGGAGTGTTTCAGCGAGCCCGACGCGTTCGAGACGGTCATGCGAACGTGGCACCTCGACGGTCTGGCCGTGCGCCCTAACCACTCGATGGTCGGACACACGGGATTTCTCGTCATCGCCCGGCGTATCGCCAGGGGCAGCACACCCTTGGAACGGAAGAAGAGGCCGGCACCAGCCGCGCATTCCGAAGCGCCCGATTGGGATACGTGGAGTGGCGAGGACCTGCCACAGCGAGAGATGTCAGAAAAGAAGTTGCGTAAAGTTCGCCGCGATGTGGCACACCGCGCGGATGTTGAACTATCCGGCTCGTCCGTTCCGGGCGATAATAGCTCTCGTATGAATCGTAAGCTTGCCGAGGAAGCGCGCAAGAGGAGGGACGAACAGTGA
- the arc gene encoding proteasome ATPase: MNDQEEIFGLQEAIASLEEKNDRLATALQQARRRIQDLSTQVEKLSEPPGSTATFISADHDRHEVLALVNGRKMILAASTLIELGNVRPGQELLLNEALVVVGVSSYERVGEIVTVKLVIDSERALVQVHADDERVMRISGRLQDQDVRVGDTVLADTKAGFILEHVERPDVEHLLLEEVPNVSYSDIGGLDSQIEQIKDSVELPFEQPELYREHGLKPPKGVLLYGPPGTGKTLIAKAVATSLAKKISERDGHEARSYFLNIKGPQLLDKYVGETERQIREIFSRARDRAASGIPVVIFFDEMEALFRTRGSGISSDVETTVVPQLLAEIDGVEQLDNVIVIGASNREDMIDPAILRPGRLDVKIRIERPDLAGAADILLKYLTPDLPIHRDELAKHGNAEAAVTAMAHATAQQLFTRSEDNEYIHVTYSDGSTEVLYVSDFVSGAMLAAIVDRAKKLAIKDLLATGQRGIRQQHLLTALAQEIRENEDLSQMTNPDEWARVHGRTSGKRITFVKPLAGHKVDQTETPSEPETPAGRMSNDRPVNQWDDVVREGLI, translated from the coding sequence GTGAACGACCAAGAGGAAATCTTCGGCCTCCAAGAAGCCATCGCCTCACTCGAAGAGAAAAACGATCGGCTCGCCACAGCGCTCCAACAGGCACGCCGCCGCATCCAGGACCTGTCGACTCAGGTAGAAAAACTATCCGAACCACCAGGGTCGACTGCCACGTTCATTTCAGCTGATCATGACCGCCACGAAGTGCTCGCACTGGTCAATGGGCGGAAGATGATTCTGGCAGCATCCACGCTCATCGAACTGGGCAACGTTCGCCCAGGCCAAGAACTGTTGTTGAACGAGGCGCTCGTCGTCGTCGGAGTATCGAGCTACGAACGGGTAGGCGAGATCGTCACGGTCAAACTCGTCATCGACAGCGAGCGCGCTCTAGTTCAGGTGCACGCCGACGACGAACGAGTCATGCGCATATCCGGGCGCCTACAAGATCAGGATGTGCGAGTTGGCGACACGGTGCTGGCCGACACGAAGGCGGGCTTCATCCTTGAGCACGTGGAGCGCCCCGACGTCGAACACCTGCTGCTCGAAGAGGTGCCCAACGTGTCCTATTCCGACATCGGCGGCTTGGACTCGCAGATCGAACAGATTAAAGATTCTGTCGAACTGCCGTTTGAACAGCCCGAACTGTATCGGGAACACGGGCTTAAACCACCAAAGGGTGTGCTGCTGTATGGGCCGCCGGGTACCGGTAAGACGCTGATCGCGAAGGCGGTTGCCACGTCGTTGGCTAAGAAAATATCCGAGCGTGATGGCCACGAGGCGCGTTCGTACTTCCTCAACATCAAAGGCCCGCAGCTACTTGACAAGTACGTCGGTGAAACCGAACGGCAAATCCGGGAAATTTTTTCTCGCGCCCGCGACCGCGCTGCCTCGGGAATCCCCGTTGTCATCTTTTTTGACGAGATGGAAGCGCTGTTCCGCACCCGTGGCTCCGGCATTTCTTCCGACGTCGAAACCACGGTTGTTCCCCAGTTGCTCGCCGAAATCGACGGCGTCGAGCAGCTCGATAACGTCATCGTCATCGGCGCATCGAACAGAGAAGACATGATTGATCCGGCTATTTTGCGACCCGGCCGGTTGGACGTGAAGATCAGAATCGAACGCCCCGATCTGGCCGGAGCTGCCGATATTCTGCTCAAGTACCTCACGCCTGATCTGCCGATTCACCGCGACGAACTAGCCAAGCACGGAAACGCTGAAGCGGCCGTGACCGCCATGGCTCATGCCACCGCTCAGCAGCTGTTTACGCGCAGCGAGGATAACGAATACATCCACGTCACATACAGTGACGGCAGCACCGAGGTGCTCTACGTGTCCGATTTCGTCTCGGGTGCGATGCTTGCCGCCATCGTGGACCGCGCGAAGAAGCTCGCGATTAAGGACTTGCTAGCCACTGGGCAGCGAGGTATTCGCCAGCAGCACTTGTTGACTGCCCTTGCCCAGGAAATTCGGGAAAACGAAGACCTGAGCCAGATGACTAACCCGGATGAATGGGCGCGCGTACACGGGCGCACATCCGGTAAGCGGATCACCTTCGTCAAACCACTTGCCGGGCACAAGGTCGATCAGACCGAGACTCCAAGCGAGCCAGAGACGCCAGCGGGTAGGATGAGCAACGATCGTCCGGTCAACCAGTGGGACGACGTGGTTCGTGAGGGGCTGATATGA
- a CDS encoding undecaprenyl-diphosphate phosphatase: MSIFEAIVLGIVQGLTEFLPISSSAHLRIVGELFPNLGDPGVTFTAITQIGTETAVIIYFWKDIVRIVKHWFKSLPVGPWKNQVPRNDPHARMGWIVILGTLPIVILGLLLEDFIDTYFRNLYLTAIMLAVFAVLLGLADKFGSRAKNLEQMSIRDGVILGFAQAMALIPGVSRSGGTITVGLALGYTRTAAARVSFFLAIPAIMGSGFYRLLTDDGSGPQVGAMPTLVATFMAFVVGFAVIVGFLKLVETKSYFPFVIYRLLLAAAVVGMLGAGILSQY; the protein is encoded by the coding sequence GTGAGTATTTTTGAGGCTATCGTGCTGGGAATTGTGCAGGGGCTGACCGAGTTTTTGCCGATTTCTTCCTCGGCACACCTGCGAATAGTTGGCGAATTGTTTCCGAACCTTGGCGATCCGGGCGTGACGTTTACGGCGATTACGCAAATAGGGACGGAAACCGCCGTTATTATCTATTTTTGGAAAGACATTGTGCGAATCGTCAAGCACTGGTTCAAATCGCTGCCGGTGGGTCCGTGGAAGAACCAGGTGCCGCGCAACGATCCGCACGCGCGCATGGGCTGGATCGTCATCCTCGGTACGTTACCGATTGTCATCTTGGGCTTGCTGTTAGAAGACTTCATTGACACGTATTTCCGCAACCTGTACTTAACAGCTATCATGCTGGCCGTGTTCGCGGTGTTGCTAGGACTGGCGGACAAGTTCGGAAGTCGTGCGAAGAATTTGGAACAGATGAGTATTCGCGACGGCGTGATCCTCGGCTTTGCACAGGCGATGGCACTCATCCCGGGCGTGTCGCGCTCGGGTGGCACGATCACGGTGGGGCTAGCCCTTGGATACACGCGTACGGCAGCGGCACGGGTGTCGTTCTTCCTCGCGATCCCCGCGATCATGGGCTCGGGTTTCTACCGCTTGCTCACTGACGACGGAAGCGGACCGCAGGTGGGTGCGATGCCTACGCTGGTAGCTACATTCATGGCCTTCGTCGTGGGCTTCGCTGTTATCGTGGGCTTTTTGAAGCTGGTAGAGACCAAATCTTATTTCCCGTTCGTGATTTACCGGTTGCTCCTTGCAGCAGCTGTGGTCGGTATGCTCGGAGCGGGGATTCTCAGCCAGTACTGA